The nucleotide sequence AACTGCATCATTTGAACTAGCGTATCGCTCAACTGTTTATTAGCAATGGATACTTTAAGCTGTTCATCCAACATCAACAATCTGTAAAAACTCCTGGCCACTTCTGAGACCAGCCTGGTTTGAATAGCTCTGCTTGCCTCTTTAGTGTATAAGTAATTTGCAAGTGCTGCTTTCTTCTGCTTTCTTATCTTACCCCAGATGTCTACTTCCCAGGACAACCCCACGCTTGCATTATAATCCTCAATATGTTCCCTTCCCAGAAAATTCTTCAAACTTAGTCCTGTAAGACTATTCTCAGAAGGATTTAAAGTAGAGGCGGAAACATTCGCATTGATGGAAGGCAGCCAGTTTAACCTTGCCTGTTTGGCATAAGCCTCTGCTTCTTCCACACGGCGATAAGCCACATTCAGATCGTAGTTAAGGGCCAAAGCAGTATCTATAAGCTGAACAAGTTCTTCATTATTATAAAAAGCTTTCCAGGATATGCCACTTATGCCTGAATCAACATCAGTATTATTGGTTGTGTCTGAAAATGAATTTGGCAACGCTACTGGCAATTTCTGATAATCTTTTGCAGTTCGACACGATACTGCAACCATCAGTAATAAGAGCGAGAGCAGAACATTAATTGAATTATATGATTTCATGAGTAATTTCTTTTTGAATATGTGTTTCCTTCACTTCAGGCTCAAAATCTATTTCATCAGATTTTAATGGCCTAATCTTTTCCTGAAGGGATTGAAAAATTACAAATAGCACCGGGATTAAAAATACCCCGAATACCACTCCGGTTAACATACCTCCTGCAGCACCTATACTAATAGAATGATTCCCCTGAGCCGAAGATCCTGTTGCTAACATTAGAGGGATAAGTCCAACGATAAAAGCAAAAGAAGTCATCAGGATCGGTCTTAACCTCAATCTGGAGGCTTCCACTGCTGCCTTCCACAATACCATGCCAGCCTGACGTCTTTGCAATGCATATTCTACAATCAGAATAGCATTTTTGGCAAGTAATCCGATCAGCATAATCAGTCCAACCTGCACATATATGTTATTGTCTATGCCGAAAAGGCCAGTAAAGGCAAATACTCCAAAGATTCCAAGAGGAATAGTTAAAATCACAGAAAGAGGTAGAATATAACTTTCGAACTGAGCAGCCAGAAGGAAGTATACAAACAAAAGGCTTAGTATAAATATAATAGTAGATTGTCCACCAGAAGCTATTTCTTCTCTTGTCATGCCTGTCCATTCATAAGAATACCCCCTTGGAAGGGATTTTTGTGCTACTTCCTCCACGGCCTTGATTGCATCTCCGGAAGTATAACCTGGCTTTGGAACCCCATTGATTATTGCCGCATTGTAAAGGTTATTGCGTGTAACTGTTTCTGGTCCATAAACGCGGTTCAGTGATGCAACAGTTGTTAATGGAACCAACTCTCCTTTTATATTCTTCACATATACCCTGTCAAGTGTGGAAGGTGTGGCTCTGTCGGGTGCATCTGCTTGTACAATTACCCTGTAGAATTTCCCAAAACGGTTAAAGTCCGAAGCATAGGTGCTGCCATAATATACCTGCATGGTTTGCAGAATGTCTTTAACAGAGACACCGAGTTGCTTGCTCTTTACTTCATCTATATCCAATATATATTGAGGATTACTGGTGTTGAAGGTAGTAAACGCATAAGCAATTTCAGGACGCTGCATCAACTCCCCCAAAAATTCATTAGTTGTCTGACTCAGTTTATCCAGTTTTCCTCCGGATCGGTCCTGCAAGGTCATTTCAAAACCATTTACATTTCCAAAACCTGGCACGGTAGGCAGTACAAATAAAAAGATAGTCGCTTCATTTATAGAAGAAATACGTCCGTTTAGCTCCTGCATGATAGCATTCAGATCTTTGATCTTCCCACGTTCCTTATACGGTTTAAGTCTTACAAAACCCAAAGCATATCTGGGACTTGTTGAATTGGTAAGAATATTTAAACCCGAGATACCTACATAATGACTTATAGCTTCCGTGTTTTTTACAATATTTACTAATTTATCTACAGCCTTTTGTGTTCGCTGCATAGAGGTTCCAGGAGGTGTGCTTAGTGAATACACAATAAAACCCTGATCCTCTGATGGAATAAAACCTGTTGGCGCTTTTCTGATCATATAAAATGTAACTGTTGATATCAGAAGCAATCCTGTTACAGCTACCGCCTTATGACGCAGTAAGAAATGCAATGAGCGTACATATTTATGCGTCATGGTATCAAAACCTGCATTGAATGCATTAGCGAATTTCTGCCAAAGACTTTTTCTCTTACCCGAATGATCCTCATGATTTTTAAGAATCAGCGCACATAATGCCGGACTGAGGGTAAGTGCATTTACTGCAGATATCAGGATAGCAATAGCCAGTGTAAATGCAAACTGCCTGTAAAACACTCCTGCCGGTCCCTGCATAAAGCCAACAGGAATAAATACTGCAGACATGACAAGCGTAATGGAAATGATAGGTGCAGAGATTTCTCTCATAGATTGAATAGTGGCATTTCTCGGTGATATCTTGGATTTACCCATTCTTGCATGAACCGCTTCTACAACAACAATTGCGTCATCCACTACGATACCGATTGCCAGCACCAGGGCGAATAGAGTAAGCTGATTAATAGTAAATCCGAAAAGCTGCATAAAGAAAAATGTTCCTACAATCGCCACAGGCACTGCTATAGCAGGGATCAGCGTGGATCTAAAATCCTGAAGGAAAATAAATACAACAATAAATACAAGAATGAAAGCTTCAACGAGTGTCTCTTTCACCTGACTGATCGATTCATCAAGATATTCTTTTGTACTATAGATAATTGTATGTGCTACTCCTTTAGGAAATGATTTTGCCGATTCTTTTACAAGGTCATTGATAGCAATCTGTATCTCATTGGCATTTGATCCTGAGGTCTGGAATATCGCAATGCCAATAGCATTCATTCCATTTAAAGTGGTGTTACTGTTATAGGCAAAAGAACCAAACTCCACCCTTGCCACGTCTTTCACTCTGATTGTAGAGCCATCATTACCAGCTCGCAGGATAATATTTTCAAACTGTTCATTTTTATTCAGCTTTCCTTTATACTTGATCGTAAATTCAAATGATTCCTTGCTGCTTTCTCCGAACTTGCCTGGCGCTGCTTCCAGATTCTGTTCTTGAATGGAGGCGATTACCTCCTGAGGTGTTAGGTTATAGGCCGCCAGCCTATCCGGCTTCAACCAGATTCTCATAGAATAATCTTTTGAACCGAACACTATTGCCTGTCCTACTCCCGGAATCCGTTGTATTGCAGGGATTATATTGATCTTGGCATAATTCTGTAAAAAAGTCTCATCATAAGTTTCTTCCTTACTCATCAGATTGACAACCATGATCATACTATTCTGCTGCTTCTGTGTGGAAACTCCTGCTTGCACAACCTCTTGAGGTAGCTGACTGACAGCCTTGGCCACCCGATTCTGAACGTTTACCGCTGCCACATCAGGATCAGTACCTAGTTTGAAATAAACAGTAAGTGCCATTGTACCGTCATTATTGGAATTGGATGTCATATAGGTCATCCCCTCGACACCATTGACCGATTCTTCTATTGGAGTGGCCACTGATCGTGCCACAACTTCTGCATTTGCACCAGGATAAACGGCCTGCACCTGCACGCTCGGTGGAGCTATATCCGGGAACTGTGTCACCGGCAAAGACAGCAGCGATATACCTCCAAGCAATACTAGTATTATGGAGATCACCGTAGCCAGAACTGGCCTTTTTATAAATTTCTCTAACATAAGTATATAGATTTTTATGAAGCAAAACCATGAGTCTTGCCTTGATTATACTTTTAGCTTTAATGATTGATTTTATTGCGCAGTACCTATTTTAAAAAGACTGTCAGCGGATATTAGTTGAGGATTGATAATCACACTATCTCTGAGTCTGTCATGACCTGAATACACAATCAATTCATCAGCTGCTACTCCATGAACAATGAAAGATTGTCCCGCCTTTCCCTTGATATCAAT is from Sporocytophaga myxococcoides DSM 11118 and encodes:
- a CDS encoding efflux RND transporter permease subunit; protein product: MLEKFIKRPVLATVISIILVLLGGISLLSLPVTQFPDIAPPSVQVQAVYPGANAEVVARSVATPIEESVNGVEGMTYMTSNSNNDGTMALTVYFKLGTDPDVAAVNVQNRVAKAVSQLPQEVVQAGVSTQKQQNSMIMVVNLMSKEETYDETFLQNYAKINIIPAIQRIPGVGQAIVFGSKDYSMRIWLKPDRLAAYNLTPQEVIASIQEQNLEAAPGKFGESSKESFEFTIKYKGKLNKNEQFENIILRAGNDGSTIRVKDVARVEFGSFAYNSNTTLNGMNAIGIAIFQTSGSNANEIQIAINDLVKESAKSFPKGVAHTIIYSTKEYLDESISQVKETLVEAFILVFIVVFIFLQDFRSTLIPAIAVPVAIVGTFFFMQLFGFTINQLTLFALVLAIGIVVDDAIVVVEAVHARMGKSKISPRNATIQSMREISAPIISITLVMSAVFIPVGFMQGPAGVFYRQFAFTLAIAILISAVNALTLSPALCALILKNHEDHSGKRKSLWQKFANAFNAGFDTMTHKYVRSLHFLLRHKAVAVTGLLLISTVTFYMIRKAPTGFIPSEDQGFIVYSLSTPPGTSMQRTQKAVDKLVNIVKNTEAISHYVGISGLNILTNSTSPRYALGFVRLKPYKERGKIKDLNAIMQELNGRISSINEATIFLFVLPTVPGFGNVNGFEMTLQDRSGGKLDKLSQTTNEFLGELMQRPEIAYAFTTFNTSNPQYILDIDEVKSKQLGVSVKDILQTMQVYYGSTYASDFNRFGKFYRVIVQADAPDRATPSTLDRVYVKNIKGELVPLTTVASLNRVYGPETVTRNNLYNAAIINGVPKPGYTSGDAIKAVEEVAQKSLPRGYSYEWTGMTREEIASGGQSTIIFILSLLFVYFLLAAQFESYILPLSVILTIPLGIFGVFAFTGLFGIDNNIYVQVGLIMLIGLLAKNAILIVEYALQRRQAGMVLWKAAVEASRLRLRPILMTSFAFIVGLIPLMLATGSSAQGNHSISIGAAGGMLTGVVFGVFLIPVLFVIFQSLQEKIRPLKSDEIDFEPEVKETHIQKEITHEII